In Myxococcus stipitatus, the following are encoded in one genomic region:
- a CDS encoding DUF4833 domain-containing protein, whose protein sequence is MTWLRNAVVAVLTAFSALAATEASAQTQSAFFLSRSENRNQVHYALRLDDACRPVGPQPVFVYWRMLERGESAVEDLLGVEQPVYGLDGTQQVEATADGAKVRIRLRAFPERPIDITTSGSQGQCVVQAWTKVGASVSQLEHIFVKTSWPFSVDFVRLDGMGTDGQPVHELVRSRN, encoded by the coding sequence ATGACTTGGCTCAGGAATGCTGTCGTCGCCGTGCTGACGGCCTTCTCGGCGCTGGCCGCCACCGAGGCCTCGGCCCAGACACAGTCCGCGTTCTTCCTCTCCCGGAGCGAGAACCGGAACCAGGTCCACTACGCCCTCCGCCTGGATGACGCCTGCCGCCCTGTCGGTCCCCAGCCCGTGTTTGTCTATTGGCGCATGCTGGAGCGCGGCGAATCGGCGGTAGAAGATCTCCTGGGCGTCGAGCAGCCCGTGTACGGGCTGGACGGCACGCAGCAGGTGGAGGCCACCGCCGACGGCGCCAAGGTGCGCATCCGCCTCAGGGCTTTCCCTGAGCGCCCCATCGACATCACCACCAGCGGCTCACAGGGCCAGTGTGTCGTGCAGGCCTGGACCAAGGTGGGCGCCAGCGTCTCGCAGCTCGAGCACATCTTCGTGAAGACCTCCTGGCCCTTCTCGGTCGACTTCGTCCGTCTGGATGGAATGGGCACCGACGGCCAGCCCGTCCACGAGCTGGTCCGCTCCCGGAACTGA
- a CDS encoding SDR family oxidoreductase → MADSPIAITGCTGRLGGRIARRLCARGVPLRLIARDAKRAPRLPGSEIRVATYRDRDAMARALEGTRTVLFVSATESPGRLEEHFAFIETAAQVGIETLVYTSFYGAAPDATFTFARDHWATEQKLREQRFASVMLRDNLYLDFLPWMVGEDDLIRGPAGNGRVAAVAQDDIADVATAVLLDPSAHQGQTYSLTGPKAMGFDDIAAVLSRRLGRSIRYYAESIDEAYRSREKYRAEQWQVEAWVSTYTAIAEGELSEVTPDVERIAGHAPMGLDTLPFHSASSTSS, encoded by the coding sequence ATGGCGGACTCACCGATTGCCATCACCGGCTGCACGGGAAGGTTGGGAGGACGCATCGCGAGACGGCTCTGCGCGCGGGGAGTCCCCCTTCGGCTCATCGCCCGCGACGCGAAGCGAGCCCCGCGGCTGCCCGGCTCCGAGATTCGTGTCGCGACCTACCGGGACCGGGACGCGATGGCGCGCGCTCTCGAGGGGACACGAACGGTGCTCTTCGTCTCCGCGACGGAATCCCCGGGACGGCTGGAGGAACACTTCGCCTTCATCGAGACGGCGGCCCAGGTGGGAATCGAGACGCTGGTCTACACGTCGTTCTACGGCGCGGCGCCGGACGCGACGTTCACCTTCGCCCGGGACCACTGGGCCACCGAGCAGAAGCTCCGCGAGCAGCGCTTCGCCTCGGTGATGCTTCGGGACAACCTCTACCTCGACTTCCTCCCGTGGATGGTCGGCGAGGACGACCTCATCCGAGGCCCCGCGGGAAACGGCCGGGTCGCGGCCGTGGCCCAGGATGACATCGCGGACGTCGCCACCGCCGTGCTGCTCGACCCGAGCGCCCACCAAGGCCAGACGTATTCACTGACAGGCCCCAAGGCCATGGGCTTCGACGATATCGCCGCCGTGCTGAGCCGGCGGCTGGGCCGGAGCATCCGCTACTACGCCGAGAGCATCGACGAGGCCTACCGCTCCCGCGAGAAGTACCGGGCCGAACAATGGCAAGTGGAGGCGTGGGTGAGCACATACACCGCCATCGCGGAGGGAGAGCTCTCGGAAGTCACTCCCGACGTCGAGCGCATCGCGGGCCACGCCCCCATGGGCCTGGACACCCTCCCCTTTCACAGCGCGAGCAGCACCTCGAGCTGA
- a CDS encoding endonuclease, with amino-acid sequence MTSVVGPRRSPSLARPTETDTARETSGARKSTTARSDFQPARSNTASSAMTKLGATFVPVTTAASEAQGAKAAAGAQATPLTQSTSPNAAIKDNTTVTSTLEMTQDAKVSSLKLDLDIAHTYRGDLTVKLTSPSGKSVMVSDRQGSGADDIKGSFDLSAFAGESTKGTWTLEVQDKAKGDVGTLKQWGLNIVPETKAPEPEPEPSDDPFDGLRDEALLKAVRESNNGIKVVSYNDARKHIFTSLDVKDNGNVECVYTGLETKGGKIPSNSVMNVEHTWPQSKGATGPAKSDLHHLFPTDSKANSKRSSFPFGEVVNVKWSQNGAKLGTDAKGNTVFEPPDSHKGNVARAMFYFSSQYNRPIPNDEEAALKKWNKLDGVDAAEIERNRRVANIQGNTNKFIEHSDLADRIKDF; translated from the coding sequence ATGACCAGTGTCGTCGGCCCCCGCCGCTCGCCCTCCCTTGCTCGTCCGACTGAAACTGATACCGCGCGTGAGACCTCCGGTGCCCGGAAGTCCACCACGGCTCGCAGCGACTTCCAGCCCGCGCGCTCGAACACCGCCTCGTCGGCGATGACGAAGCTCGGAGCGACGTTCGTCCCCGTGACGACCGCCGCGTCCGAGGCCCAGGGCGCGAAGGCCGCGGCCGGGGCACAGGCCACGCCGCTGACGCAGAGCACCAGCCCCAACGCGGCCATCAAGGACAACACCACCGTCACCAGCACGCTGGAGATGACCCAGGACGCGAAGGTGTCGTCGCTCAAGCTGGACCTGGACATCGCCCACACGTACCGCGGTGACCTGACCGTCAAGCTGACGTCGCCGTCGGGCAAGAGCGTGATGGTGTCGGACCGCCAGGGCAGCGGCGCGGATGACATCAAGGGCTCGTTCGACCTGTCCGCCTTCGCGGGAGAGTCCACCAAGGGCACCTGGACGTTGGAGGTCCAGGACAAGGCCAAGGGCGACGTCGGCACCCTGAAGCAGTGGGGCCTGAACATCGTCCCCGAGACGAAGGCGCCGGAACCGGAGCCCGAGCCGTCGGATGACCCGTTCGACGGCCTGCGCGACGAGGCCCTGCTGAAGGCCGTGCGCGAGTCGAACAACGGCATCAAGGTGGTCAGCTACAACGACGCCCGCAAGCACATCTTCACGAGCCTGGACGTGAAGGACAACGGCAACGTCGAGTGCGTCTACACGGGCCTCGAGACCAAGGGCGGGAAGATTCCCAGCAACTCGGTGATGAACGTGGAGCACACGTGGCCGCAGTCGAAGGGCGCCACGGGCCCCGCCAAGAGCGACCTGCACCACCTGTTCCCCACGGACAGCAAGGCCAACTCGAAGCGCAGCAGCTTCCCGTTCGGCGAAGTGGTCAACGTGAAGTGGAGCCAGAACGGCGCCAAGCTCGGCACGGACGCCAAGGGCAACACCGTCTTCGAGCCGCCCGACTCCCACAAGGGCAACGTGGCGCGCGCGATGTTCTACTTCTCGTCGCAGTACAACCGCCCCATCCCCAACGACGAGGAAGCCGCCCTCAAGAAGTGGAACAAGCTCGACGGGGTGGACGCCGCTGAAATCGAGCGCAACCGCCGGGTTGCGAACATCCAGGGCAACACCAACAAGTTCATCGAGCACTCGGACCTCGCGGACCGCATCAAGGACTTCTAG